From a single Fusobacterium ulcerans ATCC 49185 genomic region:
- a CDS encoding solute:sodium symporter family transporter, translating into MVFTIVTFILFTALVAIISWYLTKDDNLNTESGYFLGGRSLSATVIAGSMMLTNLSTEQMVGLNAQGFKSGFSVIAWESGASIGIVILALYFLPKYLQGSITTVPEFLEERYDKTVRNIVSIFFLLTLGVAFLPTVLYSGSIAMMRLFNIPELLNISPESAIILSVWMIGIIGSIYAIFGGLKAVAVSDTVNGVGLIIGGLAIPVLGFIYLGEGSMIKGIEYLFQHNPEKLNAIGSKDSQAPFGAAITGMRIMAVYYWCTNQAIIQRALGAKSLKEGQKGVLLTAFLKIIVAPLILVVPGIIAYNIYGNQISGDIVYPVLVNKLLPSKLSGFFGAVLFGAVLSSFNSALNSASTIFSLNIYKPLFNPNISEKNLIKVSKYFGTVLAVFSMIVAPFISKSSGGLFEFIQKVAGLFSVPIAIIVLVGIFSKKTSALAAKVSMGFFVIVYGYTQFISPVKIHFLYVIAILFVICLFLMYIVDKIIPPKKEYSLPIRYEVSVEPWEYRYTVSVMLMSLLVWIYVVFSKIGLLSQSENLKGRIGIITFIFIVLTYIICIFTRKVEKKN; encoded by the coding sequence ATGGTTTTTACAATAGTAACATTTATATTATTCACTGCTCTTGTAGCTATAATTTCATGGTATTTAACAAAAGATGATAATCTTAATACTGAAAGTGGTTATTTTCTTGGAGGAAGAAGTTTAAGTGCAACAGTTATTGCTGGTTCTATGATGTTGACAAATCTTTCTACAGAGCAGATGGTTGGATTAAATGCTCAGGGATTTAAAAGTGGATTTTCAGTTATTGCTTGGGAATCTGGTGCATCAATTGGTATTGTTATTCTTGCCCTTTATTTTCTTCCAAAATATCTTCAAGGATCAATTACTACTGTTCCTGAATTTTTAGAAGAAAGATATGATAAAACAGTAAGAAATATTGTCAGTATATTTTTTCTGCTCACATTAGGAGTAGCATTTCTTCCTACTGTACTTTATTCTGGTTCTATTGCAATGATGAGATTATTTAATATCCCTGAACTGCTTAATATTTCTCCTGAAAGTGCTATTATTCTTTCAGTATGGATGATAGGAATTATTGGAAGTATTTATGCTATATTTGGTGGATTAAAAGCTGTAGCTGTTTCAGATACTGTCAATGGTGTAGGATTAATAATAGGAGGATTAGCTATACCTGTTCTTGGATTTATATATCTAGGTGAAGGAAGTATGATAAAAGGTATTGAATATCTATTTCAACATAATCCAGAAAAACTTAATGCTATTGGTTCAAAAGATTCTCAAGCTCCATTTGGTGCAGCAATTACTGGAATGAGAATCATGGCTGTCTATTATTGGTGTACAAATCAAGCTATAATTCAAAGAGCTTTAGGAGCAAAATCCCTGAAAGAAGGGCAGAAAGGTGTTCTTTTAACAGCTTTTCTGAAAATAATAGTCGCACCTTTAATACTTGTTGTTCCTGGAATCATTGCCTACAATATTTATGGCAATCAAATTAGTGGAGATATTGTATACCCTGTATTAGTTAATAAACTTCTTCCCAGCAAATTATCTGGTTTCTTTGGAGCAGTCTTATTTGGAGCAGTTTTGAGTTCTTTTAACTCCGCCTTAAATTCAGCTTCAACTATATTTAGTTTAAATATTTATAAACCATTATTCAATCCAAATATTTCAGAAAAAAATCTTATAAAAGTAAGCAAATACTTTGGTACTGTTTTAGCTGTTTTTTCAATGATTGTGGCTCCATTTATCTCAAAATCATCAGGAGGACTGTTTGAATTTATTCAAAAAGTTGCTGGACTTTTTAGTGTTCCTATTGCAATAATTGTATTAGTTGGTATATTTTCTAAAAAAACCAGTGCTCTAGCTGCTAAAGTTTCTATGGGCTTCTTTGTCATTGTTTATGGATATACACAATTTATCAGCCCTGTAAAAATACATTTTCTATATGTAATAGCAATTCTATTTGTTATTTGTCTTTTCCTAATGTATATTGTTGATAAAATTATTCCTCCTAAAAAGGAATATTCTCTTCCTATTAGATACGAGGTATCTGTTGAACCTTGGGAATATAGATATACAGTATCTGTAATGCTAATGTCTCTTCTAGTTTGGATATATGTTGTATTTTCAAAAATAGGTTTGCTTTCTCAAAGTGAAAATCTAAAGGGACGAATAGGAATAATAACATTTATATTTATTGTTTTAACTTATATTATCTGTATTTTTACTCGAAAAGTAGAAAAGAAAAATTAA
- a CDS encoding sulfatase has product MNNKPNIILITADQLRADTLGYMNKKIKTPVLDSLADEGYIFTNSFCTSPVCTPSRAAIFTGRYPMNTGAWNIGTCLDENETTLADILKVYNYYNVAVGKMHLRPQLKDFNNNFEDVDFRDRNRIKDNTYYGFDKTFITEDDKQGKYLDYIKAKGYDLAVGKGEDGINPLPEEMNQTYWIGMKSCEEIINHDFKSPLFMWTSFVDPHHPFDPIEKFASLYENTIIDKPISKNFLCNGRPEHLQKQGKNGYWPGGGEQHNFSDEKIEEFTKYYYAMISFIDQEIGKILKSLEEKKQLDNTIIIFTSDHGEYMGDYGLLQKGPFMYDNLIKVPLLIWGKGVSKGISDAVVENIDIVPTILELIGSNIPYGIQGESLNTLIKNISSARKKSSAVITYDARDRGIMIKTYRDKRYKLNLFLNESYGELYDLKNDPLEKENLFFNENFKELKSDLLLKFCYRMMECSDPLSERTANW; this is encoded by the coding sequence ATGAATAATAAACCTAATATTATTTTAATAACTGCTGACCAGCTTAGAGCTGATACATTAGGTTATATGAATAAAAAAATAAAAACACCTGTATTAGATTCTCTAGCTGATGAAGGATATATTTTTACAAATTCATTTTGTACAAGTCCAGTGTGTACTCCTTCAAGAGCTGCTATATTCACAGGAAGATACCCAATGAATACAGGAGCATGGAATATTGGTACATGTCTTGATGAAAATGAAACTACTTTAGCAGATATTCTAAAAGTCTATAATTATTATAATGTAGCTGTTGGAAAAATGCATTTAAGACCACAACTTAAAGATTTTAATAATAATTTTGAAGATGTGGATTTCAGAGATAGAAACAGAATAAAAGATAATACTTATTATGGATTTGACAAAACTTTTATAACTGAAGATGATAAACAAGGAAAATATCTAGACTATATAAAAGCAAAAGGATATGATCTTGCTGTTGGTAAAGGCGAAGATGGCATAAATCCCCTTCCAGAAGAAATGAATCAAACTTATTGGATAGGTATGAAAAGTTGCGAGGAAATAATAAATCATGATTTCAAATCTCCTCTTTTTATGTGGACAAGCTTTGTTGATCCTCATCATCCCTTTGATCCCATAGAAAAATTTGCTTCATTATATGAAAATACAATTATTGATAAACCTATTTCAAAAAATTTCCTATGTAATGGAAGACCTGAACATTTGCAAAAACAAGGAAAAAATGGATATTGGCCTGGGGGTGGAGAACAACATAACTTCTCTGATGAAAAAATAGAAGAATTTACAAAATATTATTATGCTATGATTTCTTTTATAGACCAAGAAATAGGAAAAATTCTAAAGTCCTTAGAAGAAAAAAAACAGTTAGATAATACAATAATAATTTTTACAAGTGATCATGGAGAATATATGGGGGATTATGGACTTTTACAAAAGGGTCCATTTATGTATGATAATCTAATCAAAGTTCCATTATTAATCTGGGGTAAGGGAGTTTCAAAGGGAATCTCAGATGCTGTTGTTGAAAATATCGATATTGTTCCTACCATCCTTGAATTAATAGGAAGTAATATTCCTTATGGAATTCAGGGAGAAAGTTTAAATACTTTGATTAAAAATATTTCTTCAGCTAGAAAAAAATCTTCAGCAGTTATTACATATGATGCTAGAGATAGAGGAATTATGATAAAGACATATAGGGATAAAAGATACAAATTAAATTTATTTCTCAATGAAAGTTATGGAGAACTTTATGATTTAAAAAATGATCCTTTAGAGAAAGAAAATTTATTTTTTAATGAAAATTTTAAAGAATTAAAAAGTGATCTTCTATTAAAATTCTGTTATAGAATGATGGAATGTAGTGATCCTTTATCTGAGAGAACTGCCAACTGGTAA
- a CDS encoding ATP-dependent nuclease yields MYLKKLKIVNWQCIEYTKLDFENLMLFIGPANNGKSSIMSSIMFFLGYRNLRTKDIRNQNIPLELEGSFSNFSRKTFKELNNYIYNKELKIRIIKYPNRETQYKIVKNREWSEIDYETYINIVSNIPILFIPPFAEQEQAEHFITSFLNILKKRNIDEKFVLKEMKNLSDTLMAEYVSKGLYRTLLFELFRALATESKKIETSIIGNTMIFFEEPELYLHPQAEKELYDCFIALSKLGVQLYISTHSSNFISLKHYKSICIIRNSNNGSRAFQFKGRLFSGDEVKYFNMNYWINPDRSELFFAKKVILVEGQTDKIVLGYLSKKLGIYKYDYSILECGSKSIIPQFIKLLNAFKLPYIAVYDKDNHFWRTELEIENSNIKNHSIQKSINYDFGNFIEFDNDIEEELYSEKRERKNYKNKPFNALKTVSEENYIVPVQLEQKIRKIFS; encoded by the coding sequence ATGTATTTGAAAAAATTAAAAATTGTCAATTGGCAGTGTATAGAATATACAAAATTAGATTTTGAGAATCTTATGCTTTTTATAGGCCCAGCCAATAATGGAAAATCTAGCATTATGTCTTCTATAATGTTTTTTTTAGGCTATCGTAATTTAAGAACAAAAGATATACGAAATCAAAATATTCCCTTGGAACTAGAAGGGAGTTTTTCTAACTTCTCAAGAAAAACTTTCAAAGAATTAAATAATTATATATACAATAAAGAATTAAAAATAAGAATAATTAAATATCCTAATCGTGAAACTCAATATAAGATAGTTAAAAATAGAGAATGGAGTGAAATAGATTATGAAACATATATAAATATTGTTTCCAATATCCCTATTCTCTTTATTCCACCTTTTGCAGAGCAGGAACAAGCAGAACATTTTATCACTTCTTTTTTAAACATTTTGAAAAAAAGAAATATAGACGAAAAATTTGTATTAAAAGAAATGAAAAATCTCTCTGACACGTTAATGGCTGAATATGTAAGTAAGGGATTATACAGAACATTATTATTTGAATTATTCAGAGCATTAGCTACTGAATCTAAAAAAATTGAAACAAGTATAATAGGAAATACCATGATATTCTTTGAAGAACCTGAATTATATCTTCACCCTCAGGCAGAAAAAGAATTATATGATTGTTTTATTGCTCTCAGCAAATTAGGAGTACAACTATATATTTCTACACACTCAAGTAATTTTATAAGTTTAAAGCATTATAAATCCATATGTATTATAAGAAACAGCAACAATGGTAGCAGAGCTTTTCAATTTAAAGGAAGACTTTTCTCTGGGGATGAAGTAAAATACTTTAATATGAACTATTGGATAAACCCTGATCGAAGTGAACTCTTCTTTGCTAAAAAAGTCATTTTAGTAGAAGGACAAACAGACAAAATCGTTCTTGGATATCTTTCTAAAAAATTAGGAATTTATAAATATGACTATTCTATTCTTGAATGTGGTAGCAAAAGTATCATTCCACAATTTATAAAGCTTTTGAATGCTTTTAAGTTACCATATATTGCTGTTTATGATAAAGATAACCATTTTTGGAGAACTGAATTAGAAATAGAAAATTCAAATATAAAAAATCACTCTATTCAAAAAAGTATCAATTATGACTTTGGTAATTTTATAGAATTTGATAATGATATAGAAGAGGAACTTTATAGTGAAAAAAGAGAAAGAAAAAACTATAAAAACAAACCTTTTAACGCACTTAAAACAGTTTCTGAAGAAAACTATATAGTACCAGTTCAATTAGAACAGAAAATAAGAAAAATATTTAGTTAA
- a CDS encoding ROK family transcriptional regulator has product MKRNNKIAILNLLITKKKITRNELAEILGISRMAVSKLVKSLIERKYIVETDTVDTPKTGKKPKYLYINLDKFQNIMAIYFGLSSVTISIADIYGKILTTESISIGSKTDVLNTTLKKVSEILKKYKIMLISIGMNGIVDSFRGIAEISTYYHWKNLNLKEIFEKNFNITTIIENGVNLIALSQSKIYENQKDFVILNIENGVGSTISKYDPVSNKRSFELKEIGHIPFDYSESSLLCVCGNKGCLETVMANWRIEEKVYTKTGKHFSYDKIIEEANKNKSFFRDEILTLLRPLSYIILWINNLITPEKIIITGKITFIDDFFWKELKRILKNNSLDKTKEIIIERSDYNDNLIIKGAIQYGIENITNSLFFESMFKGESNE; this is encoded by the coding sequence TTGAAAAGAAATAATAAAATTGCAATTTTAAATCTTTTAATTACAAAGAAAAAAATAACAAGAAATGAGTTAGCTGAAATCTTAGGAATATCAAGAATGGCTGTGAGTAAGCTTGTAAAATCTCTCATAGAAAGAAAATATATTGTTGAAACTGATACTGTTGATACTCCTAAAACAGGCAAAAAACCAAAATATCTCTACATAAATTTAGACAAATTTCAAAATATAATGGCCATTTATTTTGGATTAAGTAGTGTAACTATATCTATTGCAGATATTTATGGAAAAATTTTAACAACAGAATCAATTTCTATTGGCTCTAAAACAGATGTATTAAATACTACACTAAAAAAAGTAAGTGAAATATTAAAAAAATATAAAATTATGCTCATAAGTATAGGAATGAATGGAATAGTTGATTCTTTTAGAGGGATAGCAGAAATCTCTACATATTACCATTGGAAAAATTTGAATTTAAAAGAGATATTTGAAAAAAATTTCAATATAACAACTATAATTGAAAATGGAGTAAATCTTATTGCTTTATCTCAATCTAAAATTTATGAAAACCAAAAAGATTTTGTAATACTTAATATTGAAAACGGCGTTGGTTCCACTATATCAAAGTATGATCCAGTTTCTAATAAAAGAAGCTTTGAACTTAAAGAAATAGGTCATATTCCTTTTGATTATTCTGAATCTTCTCTTTTATGTGTTTGTGGAAATAAAGGATGTCTTGAAACTGTCATGGCTAACTGGAGAATAGAGGAAAAAGTCTACACTAAAACTGGTAAACATTTTTCTTATGACAAAATAATTGAAGAAGCTAACAAGAATAAATCTTTTTTTAGAGATGAGATATTAACTTTATTAAGACCTCTTTCTTATATAATTTTATGGATAAACAATCTTATAACGCCTGAAAAAATTATTATCACAGGTAAAATTACATTTATTGATGATTTCTTTTGGAAAGAACTAAAAAGAATATTAAAAAATAATTCTCTGGATAAAACAAAAGAAATAATTATAGAGAGATCTGATTATAATGATAACCTGATAATAAAAGGAGCGATCCAATATGGAATTGAAAATATAACAAATTCACTATTCTTTGAAAGTATGTTTAAAGGAGAAAGTAATGAATAA
- a CDS encoding murein L,D-transpeptidase catalytic domain family protein has protein sequence MIKKVLLALTLFSTLSFGAERNLEEGYIKKMYSDLNLNQKVEYTIFRKAYKGYMQIPDKREGLLTIVDYTKPSNVERFFVLDLNKRKVAYSTYVTHGKNSGLTSALNFSNNKNSYMSSLGFYMTNDSYVGSNGYSLRLKGLEAGINSNALSRNIVVHGADYAEPDFIEKYGFLGRSEGCPAIPTTISRDVIDSIKDRTVLFIIGNDRHYYEKSSYASL, from the coding sequence ATGATAAAAAAAGTTTTGTTAGCGTTAACTTTGTTTAGCACTTTGTCTTTTGGAGCAGAAAGAAACCTTGAGGAAGGATATATAAAAAAAATGTATAGTGATTTAAATTTAAATCAAAAAGTTGAGTACACAATTTTCAGAAAAGCATATAAAGGTTACATGCAGATACCAGATAAAAGAGAAGGACTTCTTACAATAGTAGATTATACAAAACCATCAAATGTTGAAAGATTTTTTGTGTTGGATCTTAATAAAAGAAAAGTTGCCTACAGTACATATGTAACACATGGAAAAAATTCTGGATTAACTTCAGCTCTTAATTTTTCAAATAATAAAAATTCATATATGAGTTCATTGGGATTTTATATGACTAATGATTCATATGTTGGAAGTAATGGATATTCATTGAGATTAAAGGGGTTAGAAGCTGGAATAAATTCAAATGCTCTTAGCAGAAATATAGTTGTTCATGGAGCAGATTATGCAGAGCCTGATTTTATAGAAAAATATGGATTTCTTGGAAGAAGTGAAGGATGTCCAGCTATACCTACTACCATTTCGAGAGATGTTATAGATTCTATAAAGGACAGAACAGTTTTATTTATCATAGGTAATGACAGACATTATTATGAAAAAAGCAGTTATGCATCACTATAA
- a CDS encoding CHAP domain-containing protein translates to MASLIFRKKKKKRTLPKIILIIIIGIIFFKVKVDKEVGKELDSFNNVKIYFNGFPTKSFGRNLSEDSYNIGMKYQCVEFIKRYYFEYYNHKMPDTYGNAKDFYNAELKDGDMNVKRGLLQFSNPSFKKPSVGDIVIFKPYILNPYGHVAIISNVEDDNIEIVQQNVWKKTREKFKLTYENNKWSINSKRIIGRLSLPE, encoded by the coding sequence ATGGCTAGCTTAATTTTTCGTAAAAAGAAAAAGAAACGTACTTTACCAAAAATTATTTTAATTATTATAATAGGAATCATATTTTTTAAAGTGAAAGTAGATAAAGAAGTTGGAAAAGAATTAGATAGTTTTAATAATGTAAAAATTTATTTTAACGGATTCCCAACAAAATCTTTTGGAAGAAACCTTTCTGAGGATAGTTATAATATTGGAATGAAATATCAATGTGTTGAATTTATAAAAAGATACTATTTTGAATATTATAACCATAAAATGCCTGATACTTATGGAAATGCTAAAGATTTTTATAATGCCGAATTAAAAGATGGAGATATGAATGTTAAAAGAGGATTACTGCAGTTTTCTAATCCTAGTTTCAAAAAACCTTCTGTTGGAGATATAGTAATATTTAAACCATACATTTTAAATCCTTATGGTCATGTTGCTATAATATCTAATGTTGAAGATGATAATATTGAAATTGTTCAACAAAATGTTTGGAAAAAAACTAGAGAAAAATTTAAACTTACTTATGAAAATAATAAGTGGTCTATAAACTCTAAAAGAATTATTGGAAGATTATCTCTTCCTGAATAA